The window GATTTGCCTACGCCATTTGGACCTACGAGTGCAATACGATCCTCACGGAAAGTACGCAGTGTAATACCACTTGAAATTTGCTTATCACCGTAACCAACAGCTAACGCATCAATAGACAACACATCATTTCCGCTTTGGCGTTCAATCGTAAAGCCGAAGCTAGCAGATTTTTCATCGCCATCGGGGGAGTCCATCCATTCGGTGCGCTCAAGCATTTTACGACGACTTTGTGCCATTTTTGTGGTAGAGGCACGGGCTATATTTTTTTGGATAAAGTCCTCAAGCTTAGTCTTCTCATCTTGTTGGCGTTCAAACATCTTCATGTCACGATCATAGTTCTTCGCTTTTTCGTCTAAATAGGCACTATAGTTTCCAGGATATTTAGTCACACGGTGACGAGACACTTCATAGACAATGGAAACAACTTGGTCTAAGAAATAACGGTCATGAGAAACAATTAAAATTGCACCTTCATAGCCTTTTAAATATGTTTCTAACCATGAGAGTGTTTCGATATCCAAATGGTTAGTTGGCTCATCAAGAATTAATAAGTCAGGCTTGCTTAGAAGGAGCTTAGCAAGTGCTAGACGTGTACGTTGTCCCCCTGATAGAGAGCTAATAGCTTTGTCATAGTCTTCAGGATAAAACTGCATACCGTGAAGTACAGAACGAGTATCCGATTCATATTGATAGCCGCCTGCATCCTTAAAATCGTGCTGTAATTGGTCATATTCAGACATTACTTTTGCATACATATCGGCATTTTCATATACAGTTGGATCAGCCATTTGTTGTTCAAGGGAACGTAAAGTCTTTTCTTGCGCATGAAGCGCTTCGAAAATTGTCATCATTTCGTCCCAAATCGATAATGTAGAATTTAGACCAGCATGCTGTTCTAAATATCCAATTTGTACACCCTTCGGAATAATAATATCACCAGAGTCATACGACATTTGACCAGCAATTATTTTTAGTAAAGTGGATTTACCAGCGCCGTTGCGTCCTACTAATGCTACGCGATCACGGTGTTGAACTTCTAGTTTTACGCCACTTAAAATTTCATCTGCAATGAAGGATTTATATAGTTGATTGACTTGTAATACAATCATTCTTGACACCTCAATTCCTTCTTAGTGTAATGGATGGGAGATTTGCTTGCAATGTCAGTGCTTTACTTATTCCGAGCTGTCATGTAAGATTGAAACGATTTCCCTTTAGTTAGTGGCGTCTAATACGCCACTAACTAAAGGGAAATCCTCCAGTGGATGTCAAAAATTTTAATCGTATAAGCATGTTTCAAAATTAGTATTCAAATACGCTGAGGCGAATTTGATGTGTTTATAAGGAGGAAAAAGTTTGAAACAAGATGTGAAAATTCCACAAGCCACAACCAAAAGACTTCCTCTTTACTATCGATTTATCCAAAACTTTGCACAAGAGGGTATGGAACGTATCTCGTCGAAGGAACTGAGTGAAGCAATGAAAATAGACTCTGCAACTATTCGCCGTGACTTTTCTTATTTCGGAGCGCTGGGCAAAAAAGGATATGGCTATGATGTGCAACATCTATTAACGTTTTTTAGCCAAACACTCGATCAGCATGAAACAACAAAAGTAGCG of the Lysinibacillus fusiformis genome contains:
- a CDS encoding ABC transporter ATP-binding protein, yielding MIVLQVNQLYKSFIADEILSGVKLEVQHRDRVALVGRNGAGKSTLLKIIAGQMSYDSGDIIIPKGVQIGYLEQHAGLNSTLSIWDEMMTIFEALHAQEKTLRSLEQQMADPTVYENADMYAKVMSEYDQLQHDFKDAGGYQYESDTRSVLHGMQFYPEDYDKAISSLSGGQRTRLALAKLLLSKPDLLILDEPTNHLDIETLSWLETYLKGYEGAILIVSHDRYFLDQVVSIVYEVSRHRVTKYPGNYSAYLDEKAKNYDRDMKMFERQQDEKTKLEDFIQKNIARASTTKMAQSRRKMLERTEWMDSPDGDEKSASFGFTIERQSGNDVLSIDALAVGYGDKQISSGITLRTFREDRIALVGPNGVGKSTLLKTIVKDLPALAGEIRYGTNVQISYYDQEQAKLSSNKSVLKELWDEWPLMNEKEIRTVLGRFLFSGEDVDKAVTSLSGGEKARLALAKLMMQKANFLILDEPTNHLDLDSKEVLENALIDYPGTLLFVSHDRYFINRIATKVVELSGDGSFEYLGDYDYYLEKKQELLEIAQMKAAAQPQIHAEASEKVSTSKIDKEVKKRERQIRRAIEELEEKMPEIDTDITRLEEALCNPEIFTDHEKITQLQSELATAKEQHELFEMEWLELNEELENIIA